A window of Bacillus toyonensis BCT-7112 genomic DNA:
TTTGATTGTAGTTGTTTTCCCTGCACCATTTCGTCCAAGTAATCCTAGCACTTCACCTTTTGGTAACGAAATTTGCAAACCGTTAACTGCTTTTGATTCCCCAAATAGTTTCGTTAAGTTTTGAATTTGTAAACTCAAAGTATAAAGCCTCCCCTTTATTATCATTCGTACTCTCTTTCAAAGATTATGTTTATTTAGGATAAAATATAGCACTACGCTTCATCCTCTTATATATAACATTACCTTTAATCCATCATTTGTTCTATTTAGTTAAAATTGTAAATAATAAAGGTTAATTTGTCAATTATAATTGTCATTACGACAATAAAACCTGTCAAAATGACTATCATTATTTTGCTCATCTTTCTAATATAGGACACACTACTATATATACAAAAGACAATATGCAAATGTTCATAAAAAATTTTTATATTTTAATATATAATATAAGATGATTTTCTAACATCAAGGAGGATACATATGAAGATGAAGAGGGGCATTACCACTTTATTATCTGTAGCGGTTCTATCTACATCGCTTGTAGCATGTTCAGGAACGACAGAGAAAACAGCGGCCAAAGAAGAAAAAGTAAAATTAACAGAACAGCAATTAATGGCTGATTTATGGTATCAAACAGCTGGCGAAACGAAAGCACTTTACTACCAAGGGTACAATATCGGTCAATTGAAGCTGGATGCAGCTCTTGCAAAAGGGACAGCAAAAAAACCTGCTATCGTACTTGATTTAGATGAAACTGTTTTAGACAACAGTCCTCATCAAGCAATGAGTGTAAAGACAGGAAAAGGCTATCCTTACAAATGGGATGATTGGATTAATAAGGCTGAAGCTGAAGCCCTTCCAGGCGCAATTGATTTCTTAAAATATACAGAGTCTAAAGGTGTAGATATTTACTACATCTCAAATCGTAAAACGAACCAACTAGATGCAACTATTAAAAATCTTGAGCGCGTAGGTGCTCCTCAAGCAACGAAAGAACATATATTATTACAAGATCCGAAAGAAAAAGGGAAAGAGAAACGCCGTGAACTCGTTTCTCAAACACATGATATTGTCTTATTCTTCGGTGATAACTTATCTGATTTCACTGGTTTTGATGGTAAATCGGTAAAAGATCGCAATCAAACAGTTGCAGATTCAAAAGCACAATTTGGTGAGAAATTCATCATTTTCCCTAATCCAATGTACGGTGATTGGGAAGGCGCTTTGTATGACTATGATTTCAAAAAATCAGATACGGAAAAAGATAAAGTCCGTCGTGACAACTTAAAATCATTTGAAGCAAAATAAAAGAGGATGGCATTTGCCATCCTCTTTCTTTATTGCATATTTCTCGTTAAAGGTAAAATAAACACTTCTACACGTCTATTTTTTGCTTTTCCTTCCGGTGTATCATTTTGTGCAATCGAACGGTATTCTCCATAACCAATTGCACTAAATTTTCCTGGTTGCAAATCTTTATTTTGAAGTAATACCTGCATAAAATTAACGGCACGCTGTGTACTTAACTCCCAGTTTGATGCAAACTGAGCATTTGCGATAGGAACAGTATCTGTATGACCAGATACTGTAATCTCACGAGGTGATGCGGAAACAAGCAGGTTAGACATCTCTTTTGCAATCCCTAACGATTCTAATTTCACATCTGCTTTCCCCGAGTCGAATAGTACATTTTCTAATATTGTTACCATTAATCCTTTTTCAGTTAAATCGGTTTTAAAAGAAGACGATAATTGCTTTTCCTCAATATATTTATCAATACCTTTTTGTACCGCTTTTAATTCATTCATTTCTTGCTGCTTTACTTCAGCCTCAGCATTCTTTTTAATCTGCTCAGATTCTAAACTATTTGCTGACAACTCTTTCTCTTCATTCGGCTTCTGGTCACTTAAAAACTCTTTATTTCCTGTTCCACCTGCTAGTTCACTCCGAAAAGCTACTGCCATCTGTTTAAACTTCGCAGCATCTATACTACTCATTGCGAATAATACGATGAATAATGCAAATAACAACGTTAACATATCAGAATACGGAATTAACCACGTTTCATCGATATGCTCATCATGTTTTTTCTTTTTACCTCTTCTATTTTTTTTACTCCGCATTTTTTTCTGCTCCTATTTCTAGCTTTTTACGCTCAGTTGCAGAAAGTGCACCTAAAATACGGTTCTTCATAATAAACGGATATGTACCTTCTTGTAACATTAATAAACAATCAATAATTAAACGTTTTTTCTCGATTTCAGCTGCAGATTTTTGCTTTAACTTATTTGCAAATGGATGCCATAGTACATAACCTGAAAAAATACCAAAAATCGTTGCAATAAACGCACCTGAAATAGCATGTCCTAACTTGTCAATATCAGTTAAATTACCAAGCGCAGCTACAAGACCAATAACAGCACCTAAAACCCCTAATGTCGGTGCATACGTACCAGCTTGTGAAAAAATCGCCGCTCCTTTTGCATGCCTTTCTTCAATTGCTTCTAATTCAGCTTCTAAAATCTGCTCTAAATCTTCTGCGGATACGCCATCAATCACAAATTTCATACCACGTAAAAGAAATTCATCTTGAAATTTGTCTAATTGTTGCTCTAAAGACAAAATACCGTATTTTCTACTTTCAGATGTCCAATGAACAAATAATTCTAGCAACTGTTCGTAACTTAAATCCTTTTTATTTGAACCAAAAAGAACTTTAAATAATTTTGGAACCCTTTTTAGTTGATTCATCGGAAATGCAATACAAACTGCGGCAAATGTACCGATGAAAATAATTAATGCTGCGGCAGGATTCAATAAGGCTGTTACGTCAGCGCCCTTGACGACCATCCCTACTACTACCGCTACAAATCCTAAAATGAGTCCAATAATTGTTGCAAAATCCATTCTCATTCACTCCTAGTCTATACAAGAAGTTCTTTATTCTCGATAATCGCTACATCTTCTTATGTATATATATTACATAAAAAATTCAATTCATGAAAGATAAGAAATGAATTATATGAAAAAATACTACAATTTCACACATTTTCTGACATTTTCTTTGCATTTTCATTACGTTACGGCTCTTATATTTCTTTTTCAACAAACTAAACTTATAATAAAAACAATACATATTTTATTAAGAAAGGACTGTGATTACAAGGCATCATGAAAAAAATAATAATTATTTCTGCCGCTACTATTGTAATCGGTATCACATCTTTCGCTTATTTCAGTTCTGAATCACCATTACAAAATGGGGCGAAAGCTGTCGAAAGTCAAAAAC
This region includes:
- a CDS encoding 5'-nucleotidase, lipoprotein e(P4) family, whose amino-acid sequence is MKMKRGITTLLSVAVLSTSLVACSGTTEKTAAKEEKVKLTEQQLMADLWYQTAGETKALYYQGYNIGQLKLDAALAKGTAKKPAIVLDLDETVLDNSPHQAMSVKTGKGYPYKWDDWINKAEAEALPGAIDFLKYTESKGVDIYYISNRKTNQLDATIKNLERVGAPQATKEHILLQDPKEKGKEKRRELVSQTHDIVLFFGDNLSDFTGFDGKSVKDRNQTVADSKAQFGEKFIIFPNPMYGDWEGALYDYDFKKSDTEKDKVRRDNLKSFEAK
- the motB gene encoding flagellar motor protein MotB; the protein is MRSKKNRRGKKKKHDEHIDETWLIPYSDMLTLLFALFIVLFAMSSIDAAKFKQMAVAFRSELAGGTGNKEFLSDQKPNEEKELSANSLESEQIKKNAEAEVKQQEMNELKAVQKGIDKYIEEKQLSSSFKTDLTEKGLMVTILENVLFDSGKADVKLESLGIAKEMSNLLVSASPREITVSGHTDTVPIANAQFASNWELSTQRAVNFMQVLLQNKDLQPGKFSAIGYGEYRSIAQNDTPEGKAKNRRVEVFILPLTRNMQ
- the motA gene encoding flagellar motor stator protein MotA; the encoded protein is MDFATIIGLILGFVAVVVGMVVKGADVTALLNPAAALIIFIGTFAAVCIAFPMNQLKRVPKLFKVLFGSNKKDLSYEQLLELFVHWTSESRKYGILSLEQQLDKFQDEFLLRGMKFVIDGVSAEDLEQILEAELEAIEERHAKGAAIFSQAGTYAPTLGVLGAVIGLVAALGNLTDIDKLGHAISGAFIATIFGIFSGYVLWHPFANKLKQKSAAEIEKKRLIIDCLLMLQEGTYPFIMKNRILGALSATERKKLEIGAEKNAE